GTCTTCAACGTCGTGATCATGTCTCCCCATGGATACTTTGCTCAGGACGATGTCCTTGGTTATCCGGATACCGGTGGCCAGGTACTTGTTTTATTTTGAGTTAGCATCTCTTGTTAGGAGGATATACGTTTTCCCATTCAACTTGTTCATTTGCAATAATTCTGTCTATTTATAGGTTGTTTACATCCTGGATCAAGTTCGTGCCCTAGAGGAAGAAATGCTTCACCGCATTAAGCAACAAGGACTGGATATTACTCCTCGGATTCTCATTGTAGGTTTCACAAGCTTTATGTTGGGACTTTTTGTGGTGCTTATACAAATTAGATGCTTACCGTGTCGTTTGGTTTCCTAGATCACTCGGCTTCTTCCAGATGCGGTTGGAACCACCTGTGGCCAGCGCCTTGAGAAAGTTTTTGGGACCGAGTACTCCCACATTCTTCGCGTCCCCTTCAGAAATGAGAAGGGAGTCGTCCGCAAGTGGATTTCCCGGTTCGAGGTGTGGCCCTATTTGGAAAGATACACTGAGGTATTGACCGGCTCAGTCATATACTTAAGTCATTTTGCCTGTTTGAGTTTATTTAGTTTCTGGTTGAGACTTAACGGTTTCTGTTTGATAACTCTCATCAGGATGTCGCGAGCGAACTTGCTGGAGAGTTGCAGGGCAAGCCTGATCTGATCATCGGAAACTACAGTGATGGAAACATTGTTGCTTCCTTGTTAGCACATAAATTAGGTGTTACACAGGTTTGTTCTTTTGTACATGATCTTGTTACTTGTAGTAACTGATGCCAAATTTCTTAAAGGCTTTAATCTTTTGCTTCATTCGACAGTGTACAATAGCCCATGCCCTCGAGAAGACGAAGTACCCAGAGTCAGACATATACTGGAAGAAATTTGAGGAAAAGTACCACTTCTCTTGCCAGTTCACTGCTGATCTCATCGCCATGAACCACACCGACTTCATTATCACCAGCACCttccaagaaattgctggaAGGTGATTCAACTCGATTGTTCATCTCTGAGTCGATTGTCTTAATACATTCTATcttgtgaaatttcaagattcctaatatttccttatttttcaattctttctttcagCAAGGATACAGTGGGGCAGTATGAGAGTCACATGAACTTCACTCTTCCTGGACTCTACCGAGTTGTCCACGGGATCGACGTCTTCGACCCGAAGTTCAACATTGTTTCACCAGGTGCTGACATGAGCATCTACTTTGCTTACACCGAACAGGAGCGGCGGTTGAAATCCTTCCACCCTGAGATCGAGGAACTCCTCTTCAGCGATGTTGAGAACAAGGAACACTTGTGAGTGTTTTGGCCCTTCCTTCGTGTCCAACTTAAATCCTGTCCTGGCATTTGTTGTGGCATTCTTGGGAGTCGAAGTTTGTCTTTTGCTAATTAACATCACCTCTAACGTTGTTGATCAGGTGTGTGCTGAGAGATAAGAACAAGCCGATTATTTTCACCATGGCGAGCCTGGACCCTGTGAAGAACTTGACAGGGCTCGTCGAGTGGTATGGCAAGAACCCCAAGTTGAGGGAACGGGCCAACTTGGTCGTGGTCGGAGGTGACAGGAGAAAGGATTCGAAGGACTTGGAAGAGCAGGCTGAGATGAAGAAAATGTACGGCCTCATCGAGAATTACAAGCTGAACGGCCAGTTCAGGTGGATTTCCTCCCAGATGGACCGGGTGAGGAAGGGAGAGCTCTACCGCTACATCTGCGACAGGAAGGGAGTCTTCGTTCAACCAGCTATCTATGATGCTTTCGGGATGACCGTGGTTGAGGCCATGGCATGTGGATTGCCAACCTTTGCCACTTGCAATGGTGGACCAGCTGAGATCATTGTGCATGGCAAATCGGGCTACCACATTGATCCTTACCATGGTGACCAGGCAGCCGAGCTTCTTGTAGACTTCTTCAACAAGTGCAAGATTGACCAGTCCCACTGGGACGAGATCTCAAAGGGTGCCATGCAGAGAATTGAAGAGAAGTAAGCGTTTTCAGATTAAAATGATGTTCACTTTTTTTGAAATACAATTTTTCTAAtgtaatttacttttttttttttcttttgataaggtatACATGGAAAATATATTCTGAGAGGCTGTTGAACCTGACTGCCGTGTATGGCTTCTGGAAGCATGTGACTAACCTTGATCGGCGCGAGAGTCGCCGGTACCTTGAAATGTTCTATGCCCTCAAGTATCGCCCACTGGTAAGTTCCTGCTTGAACCTTATCCGATCCCACATTCTTCATTCAAATTGGTGCCTGGTTCCTTGGCATACGTAGTATGTTTCTCGCAATCCACTCATGCTTTGTTCTTGCTCTTCCTTGCAGGCACAGTCTGTTCCTCCGGCTGTCGAGTAAACAAAGAGACAGATTGTTACCAGAAGACGGAAGCATTGGACTTTTGAAGTTTTCAAGGAATAAACATTGGAAATTGTTTGAATTTGGGATTGCCAAGAGcgatcttttttatttcctttttttggtcctttttctcttctttgtttccATTCCGCGAATGTTTGCATTTTGGGGTTTGTACCCATCAATTCAGTAAatggttcattttcttttcaacttgtCAATCCCACTCCGTATTTCGTACTTCATTGTTGTTCACCTGTGGCGGTCTATGTCTAGCTTGTCTGGTGATCTGTCAATTGATGATAATCACATATACCTAACAAACCAACTTGATATGAACACTAGCGACATGCAAGCTGATACCGATCAGTTTACTAACTTCAAACCATCAAGCAACAAAATATGAGACAGCTTGATTGTTTGATAAAAATGGCGCACGTTCTTGTCCTACCTCCATGTGATTTGATCTCTATTTCTTTACGAAATGAGGTAGAAGACAGGCACAAATATCGGCAACTGAGCAATCAAAATGTGAGATTAAGACAGCCTTGTGCTTTACCTGCTTTCTCATGGCCCAGGACAGCATATGTTGATGCTGATACCTGCATTAAAAGGCACATCAGAACGATCATGGTTACTCTCCAAAGCTCCTCACCATCTTTTTGCGAAACTCAGCAATCTTCATGTCCAAAAAATGCTCAGAGACACAATTCAAGCGAATGGATCAGGTCTTTAAGTCTTTTGACACACAACAGTCGCTAGTTCAAAACTCGCACAGTTGAGACAGATCAGGTATGCAGGTTTGGTTTATGCAGTTTGAATTCTGCCTGGAAACCAGCTGAGGAGTTTAAAATCAAGATCATAGTTGGTACAGGCATTTTTAACGTTTCAGACCATTGACCTTACTCTGCCTGTCCTAGTCCAAACCTAAACACTTGATGGACAGGGACAAGCAGGGTTTCTTTTTAACCCATTGTTTCCCCTGATTCCAATAGCGTTCTCATGTATAGATGTAGACAGAGAGGGGGCCAAATTGGCACCTATAGAAGTGGGAATGAACGGTGGTTGGAGCTTTGGGCAGAGCTCATGGGaagtaggaagaagaaaattgttggttgtggaaagaaagatgtCACAGTAATTCTGATGTACTGTGTACCTTTCTCTGCTGCTGCTTCATGTCCTCTATTCCCCTTCTCATCATTCATTTAATTTGTGAGCCCACTTCATgacattatttaatttttccaagGTGTCTCCAGCCATGTAATCCTTCATTTTTCCGACATCTTCAGAAAAGTTGGACCTACCTTGTGCTGTTACATAGCAGTGAGTTATTAGATTGATTTGGACATATGAAATTTCCAAATCTTTCATGTGTTTCATATGCCACAGCCATGCATATGCAACTGCAATATCAGATGATTGCCCTAGATGCCATTCAGtctgattaaataaaaaaataaaataaaagcagaGCTTTCTTGATAGTTTTTGCGATGTAGCTAATGTGAATTTAGAGGGTCGTTAACTCCATTGACATAGCATATTCTCTTGTCACGCCATTGCTTTCTTATGCCAAACACGGCATAAGGGAAGCCGAAGATAATTGTCAAAACGTAGTCTCTGTAACAAGGTTGTTTCATACAGCATGGAAAGAGATGGTATGGCTTAGACAAGGCGTTTGCCTATTCTGCAAATATCTGACAATACAAATGGTTTTGAAGTGTTTACAAATAACTGTTCGGAAAATATTCCACCCTGGTTCAGAGTGCCGTAAGTTCAGAACAGATATTAATAAAACTCGCAAATGCAACAATTCCTTATAGAACTGCAACGAGGCGCAATTGCAGCACAACAATAGCGATACCGGCCGGCTGAAAAAAGGTGACCTTTCAAGTTCCGCCATAACTACATGGCCCTTACGTAAGGATCCATGGACCACTCTTCATAAATGAATTGTTCTGGGTGGCGgcctaaaattaaaaaagaaaagaaaagaaaagaaaaaagacagctTGATCTTGAGAGGAAACCAATTTGCGGTTTAAATCTGCTTATGACATTCAGTGCGGTAAACTGTCATCTATCATTAATGTCTCCGGTGGATTAGACAGCGCCCATCTTTTCTTTATGAAAGACCGGAAAGTTCAGCCATTGATGTTATTGGATGAAGAAACGACaggattttttggaattttgagtGCAGAGTGGAGTCACTTCTTATTCtgaaatgacatttcaaatgaCCCATGAGATTACCGTCTCCTAGCCAAAGGAGTAGCGGCCACTGCCGGCTAGAACTGAAACAAACTTTAAAGACAAGGTTTGGGTAGTAAAAAGTGAAGTCTTAAGGTAATGTTTATCTCCATCACCGTGAGGTTCCCAAATTCTTTAtctatctttatctttttaACAGAGAGAATACAGAAGTGACATTATGGGATCTCCTACCCCAGAGCGATTCTTCTgcttatttctttcctttaagTCTTTTAAGAACTTGCCTAGATTTAAAGGGTCTTTccttggtaaaattgaaaaggcgAGGACTCTTTGTGAAAATCGTTTGGAAGTCTCAAACTTTTTCAGGAGATCAGCCCCATTTTGGTTATGGAGGAGGTTTGCCcacttaaaaattgtttcctttTCCAACTGTTTCAATCCTTTGGAAACTTTCGTTTTGAAAATGTTT
This genomic stretch from Eucalyptus grandis isolate ANBG69807.140 chromosome 3, ASM1654582v1, whole genome shotgun sequence harbors:
- the LOC104437963 gene encoding sucrose synthase-like (The RefSeq protein has 16 substitutions compared to this genomic sequence); amino-acid sequence: MADRMLTRSHSLRERLDETLSAHRNDIVAFLSRVEAKGKGILQRHQIFAEFEAISEESRAKLLDGAFGEVLKSTQEAIVSPPWVALAVRPRPGVWEHIRVNVHALVLEQLEVAEYLHFKEELADGSLNGNFVLELDFEPFTASFPRPTLSKSIGNGVEFLNRHLSAKLFHDKESLHPLLEFLQVHCYKGKNMMVNARIQNVFSLQHVLRKAEEYLTSLKPETPYSQFEHKFQEIGLERGWGDTAERVLEMIQLLLDLLEAPDPCTLEKFLDRVPMVFNVVIMSPHGYFAQDDVLGYPDTGGQVVYILDQVRALEEEMLHRIKQQGLDITPRILIITRLLPDAVGTTCGQRLEKVFGTEYSHILRVPFRNEKGVVRKWISRFEVWPYLERYTEDVASELAGELQGKPDLIIGNYSDGNIVASLLAHKLGVTQCTIAHALEKTKYPESDIYWKKFEEKYHFSCQFTADLIAMNHTDFIITSTFQEIAGSKDTVGQYESHMNFTLPGLYRVVHGIDVFDPKFNIVSPGADMSIYFAYTEQERRLKSFHPEIEELLFSDVENKEHLCVLKDKKKPIIFTMARLDRVKNLTGLVEWYGKNSKLRELANLVVVGGDRRKDSKDLEEQSEMKKMYDLIEKYKLNGQFRWISSQMNRVRNGELYRYICDTKGVFVQPAIYEAFGLTVVEAMTCGLPTFATCNGGPAEIIVHGKSGYHIDPYHGDQAAELLVDFFNKCKIDQSHWDEISKGAMQRIEEKYTWKIYSERLLNLTAVYGFWKHVTNLDRRESRRYLEMFYALKYRPLAQSVPPAVE
- the LOC104437963 gene encoding sucrose synthase-like isoform X1 encodes the protein MADRMLTRSHSLRERLDETLSAHRNDIVAFLSRVEAKGKGILQRHQIFAEFEAISEESRAKLLDGAFGEVLKSTQEAIVSPPWVALAVRPRPGVWEHIRVNVHALVLEQLEVAEYLHFKEELADGSLNGNFVLELDFEPFTASFPRPTLSKSIGNGVEFLNRHLSAKLFHDKESLHPLLEFLQVHCYKGKNMMVNARIQNVFSLQHVLRKAEEYLTTLKPETPYSQFEHKFQEIGLERGWGDTAERVLEMIQLLLDLLEAPDPCTLEKFLDRVPMVFNVVIMSPHGYFAQDDVLGYPDTGGQVVYILDQVRALEEEMLHRIKQQGLDITPRILIITRLLPDAVGTTCGQRLEKVFGTEYSHILRVPFRNEKGVVRKWISRFEVWPYLERYTEDVASELAGELQGKPDLIIGNYSDGNIVASLLAHKLGVTQCTIAHALEKTKYPESDIYWKKFEEKYHFSCQFTADLIAMNHTDFIITSTFQEIAGSKDTVGQYESHMNFTLPGLYRVVHGIDVFDPKFNIVSPGADMSIYFAYTEQERRLKSFHPEIEELLFSDVENKEHLCVLRDKNKPIIFTMASLDPVKNLTGLVEWYGKNPKLRERANLVVVGGDRRKDSKDLEEQAEMKKMYGLIENYKLNGQFRWISSQMDRVRKGELYRYICDRKGVFVQPAIYDAFGMTVVEAMACGLPTFATCNGGPAEIIVHGKSGYHIDPYHGDQAAELLVDFFNKCKIDQSHWDEISKGAMQRIEEKYTWKIYSERLLNLTAVYGFWKHVTNLDRRESRRYLEMFYALKYRPLAQSVPPAVE